In Hevea brasiliensis isolate MT/VB/25A 57/8 chromosome 13, ASM3005281v1, whole genome shotgun sequence, a single genomic region encodes these proteins:
- the LOC110658676 gene encoding putative RING-H2 finger protein ATL35 → MPTTYQCEAWLGEAEDMDDSLAEAVLFIHIYSHIIPFDSTEEGTSSAGVTITISKEFQVKREYLIHDSTSWSTIMNMLSEMNMPLYVQPIMIMKIAECAQESRNLERKVIPMFVHLKTIQSTNSSTGPDEADAFMESFDSQSLRFMGASRSAIEALEKVKVNKGSWEQCVICLEDISIGMEATRMPCSHIYHGSCIRNWLENSNLCPLCRFQVAS, encoded by the coding sequence ATGCCCACAACCTATCAATGCGAGGCATGGCTGGGGGAAGCAGAAGACATGGATGATTCTTTGGCAGAAGCAGTGTTATTCATTCACATATATTCGCACATTATACCTTTTGATTCCACGGAGGAAGGTACCAGCAGTGCCGGCGTTACAATCACAATCTCGAAGGAGTTTCAAGTGAAAAGGGAATATCTAATACATGACTCCACTTCTTGGTCTACCATAATGAATATGCTTTCAGAGATGAACATGCCTTTATATGTTCAACCCATAATGATAATGAAAATAGCAGAATGTGCACAAGAAAGTCGAAACTTGGAACGAAAGGTTATTCCAATGTTTGTACATCTTAAGACTATCCAGTCAACTAATAGTAGTACAGGTCCTGATGAGGCTGATGCTTTCATGGAGTCTTTCGACTCGCAGAGCTTAAGGTTCATGGGAGCTAGTCGGTCAGCCATTGAAGCATTAGAGAAGGTAAAAGTTAATAAAGGTTCTTGGGAGCAATGTGTGATATGCTTGGAAGACATTTCGATTGGTATGGAAGCTACCCGCATGCCATGTTCGCACATCTATCATGGAAGTTGCATAAGAAATTGGTTAGAGAATAGTAATCTTTGCCCATTATGTAGGTTTCAGGTGGCCAGTTGA
- the LOC110660433 gene encoding E3 ubiquitin-protein ligase CIP8-like has translation MSTEGQEICCHVTPLDKVEAEDHSFSCHMFCIEVVATFMPPLDDSAMEEDELEFYDEECDVIQDRFLVERNKLFCPETSVSTIHQILLDMDIPVQPYMMDRILGFARQMASNKRYMGRKVLHMRVEIDVPPGFEAMDTEGGGDDDDLASRLVPATKTAMEALEKIKNEDSTKHCMICLEELLIGSEVTRMPCFHLYHSGCILNWLEKSRACPLCRFEIA, from the coding sequence ATGTCAACCGAAGGTCAAGAAATTTGTTGCCATGTGACTCCACTGGACAAAGTTGAAGCTGAAGATCATTCTTTTTCCTGCCATATGTTCTGCATAGAGGTTGTGGCCACCTTCATGCCTCCGCTGGATGATTCAGCAATGGAGGAAGATGAATTGGAATTTTATGATGAGGAGTGTGACGTGATCCAGGACAGATTCCTAGTTGAACGAAACAAGTTGTTTTGCCCAGAAACATCCGTGTCAACCATACATCAAATCCTGCTTGACATGGACATCCCTGTTCAGCCATACATGATGGATAGGATATTAGGGTTTGCTCGTCAAATGGCAAGCAATAAACGCTATATGGGTCGAAAGGTTTTGCATATGAGGGTGGAAATTGATGTTCCTCCTGGTTTTGAGGCAATGGATACTGAAGGCGGTGGAGATGATGATGACCTAGCGTCACGCTTAGTGCCCGCAACCAAGACAGCAATGGAGGCtttggagaaaataaaaaatgaagattCAACAAAACACTGCATGATTTGTTTGGAGGAGCTACTGATTGGATCAGAGGTGACTCGGATGCCTTGCTTCCATCTTTATCACAGTGGGTGCATTCTTAATTGGTTAGAAAAGAGCAGAGCTTGTCCATTGTGCAGGTTTGAAATTGCCTAG
- the LOC110660434 gene encoding putative RING-H2 finger protein ATL35: protein MPTTYQCEAWLGEAEDMDDSLAEAVLFIHIYSHIIPFDSTEEGTSSAGVTITISKEFQAKREYLIHDATSWSTIMNMLSEMNMPLYVQPIMIMKIAECAQESRNLEQKVIPMFVHLKTIQSTNSSTGSDEADAFMESFNSQRLRFVGASRSAIEALEKVKVNKDSWKQCAICLEDISIGMEATRMPCSHIYHGGCIKNWLENSNLCPLCRFQVAS, encoded by the coding sequence ATGCCCACAACCTATCAATGCGAGGCATGGCTGGGGGAAGCTGAAGACATGGATGATTCTTTGGCAGAAGCAGTGTTATTTATTCACATATATTCGCACATTATACCTTTTGATTCCACGGAGGAAGGTACCAGCAGTGCCGGCGTTACAATTACAATCTCGAAGGAGTTTCAAGCGAAAAGGGAATATCTAATACATGACGCCACTTCTTGGTCTACCATAATGAATATGCTTTCAGAGATGAACATGCCTTTATATGTTCAACCCATAATGATAATGAAAATAGCAGAATGTGCACAAGAAAGTCGAAACTTGGAACAAAAGGTTATTCCCATGTTTGTGCATCTAAAGACTATCCAGTCAACTAATAGTAGTACAGGTTCTGATGAGGCTGATGCTTTCATGGAGTCTTTCAACTCGCAGAGGTTGAGGTTCGTGGGCGCTAGTCGGTCAGCTATTGAAGCATTAGAGAAGGTAAAAGTTAATAAAGATTCTTGGAAGCAATGTGCGATATGCTTGGAAGACATTTCGATTGGTATGGAAGCTACCCGCATGCCATGTTCGCACATCTATCATGGAGGTTGCATAAAAAATTGGTTAGAGAATAGTAATCTTTGCCCATTATGTAGATTTCAGGTGGCCAGTTGA
- the LOC110660418 gene encoding uncharacterized protein LOC110660418: protein MARMSFSSSCCCFFLVALLFSNYYGCLAENQIDVYELQRGDFSIKFTNYGATMLSAVLPDKYGKLADVVLGFDSVEDYKNDSTYFGNIVGRVANRITGAQFTLNGTLYKLVPNEGKNMLHGGPKGFSEVVWKVHSYNKNSHITFTYDSFDGEEGFPGDLSVSVTYMLIGTNRLAVKMFAQPLNKATPVNLALHTYWNLGGHNSGNILSHTIQLFGSQITPVDNDLLPTGKVTPVKGTPFDFLEPREIGSKFNELPDGYDINYVLEDLNPGHLKKVAVVKENISGRKLELWTNKPGLQFYTSNKLDNVKGKDGFIYKKHAGICLETQGFPDSVNQPNFPSQIVNPGETYKHVMIYRFTAS from the exons ATGGCCAGGATGTCTTTTTCTTCCTCCTGTTGTTGTTTTTTCTTGGTGGCTTTGTTATTTTCTAATTACTATGGCTGTCTAGCGGAGAATCAAATTGATGTGTATGAACTGCAGAGGGGAGATTTTTCAATCAAATTCACTAATTATGGTGCAACTATGCTTTCTGCTGTTCTCCCTGATAAATATG GAAAGTTGGCTGATGTTGTTCTTGGGTTCGATTCGGTTGAGGATTACAAG AATGATTCAACCTACTTTGGGAATATTGTTGGACGTGTTGCTAATAGAATTACAGGGGCCCAATTTACTTTGAATGGAACCCTTTACAAATTGGTTCCTAATGAAGGGAAAAACATGCTTCATG GTGGTCCCAAAGGCTTCAGTGAAGTTGTATGGAAAGTCCATAGTTACAATAAAAATTCTCATATAACATTCACCTATGACAGCTTTGATGGAGAGGAAG GTTTTCCGGGTGATCTTTCTGTATCGGTAACATATATGCTAATTGGAACGAACAGGTTGGCCGTGAAAATGTTCGCGCAGCCCCTCAACAAGGCTACTCCAGTGAACCTAGCCTTGCACACTTATTGGAACCTTGGTGGCCATAATAGTGGTAATATCCTCTCCCACACTATCCAGCTCTTTGGATCTCAAATCACTCCAGTAGATAATGATCTCCTTCCTACTGGAAAAGTTACCCCCGTAAAAGGCACACCCTTTGACTTCTTAGAGCCCCGCGAGATTGGAAGCAAGTTCAATGAGCTACCTGATGGATATGATATTAACTATGTGCTAGAGGACTTGAATCCTGGGCACTTGAAAAAGGTTGCagtggtgaaagaaaatatatctGGAAGGAAGCTGGAGCTGTGGACTAATAAACCTGGGTTGCAGTTCTATACCAGTAATAAGTTGGACAATGTTAAGGGTAAAGATGGATTTATTTACAAGAAGCATGCTGGAATTTGCTTGGAGACTCAAGGGTTTCCTGATTCCGTTAATCAACCAAATTTTCCATCCCAGATTGTGAATCCAGGAGAGACTTACAAGCATGTTATGATTTATAGGTTCACAGCTAGCTAG